A window of Clostridioides sp. ES-S-0010-02 genomic DNA:
TACTGAAACTACTTCTTCACTGTCTTTAAATTCTCTCATAACTTCTAAGCAACCATGTAAATCATTTAAGTTGTTGAAAGAAAGTTCTTTACCACCTAGTTGTTCATAATTTAAGATTGGATTTTTTGCATTTGATTGTGAATATAAGAAACCATTTTGATGTGGATTTTCTCCATATCTTAAAGTTTGTTCTTTTTGGAAAGTTAAATTTAATATGTCAGGATATGTATCTCCTACTTCTCCAGCAAAATAGCTAGATATTAAAGCATCATATCTTCCTGTAGTTGAGAAAGCTTTATATGATAATTTTTTTCTATCTTCTAATGTCATTGTGTCTGTTTTTAATTTTTCTATTATAGAATCATAATCTTTTATATCTACTACTACTATTACATCTTTATAGTTTTTAGCAGCAGAACGTATCATAGATGGTCCACCGATATCTATATTTTCTATCATTTCATCGTGGCTTTTTCCAGCTTTTAAAGTTCCTTCAAAATCGTATAGATTTACAGCTACTAAATCTATTGAATGTATTTTATGTTCATTCACAGTTTCTACATGAGATTCTTTGTCTCTTTTATAAAGTATTCCACCATGTATATATGGATTTAATGTTTTTACTCTTCCATCCAATATTTCTGGGAAGTTTGTAACATCTTCAACTTGCATTACATTAACTCCATTTTCTTTTAATGTCTTAAAAGTATTTCCTGTAGATATAATTTCATAGTCTAACTTATTTAATTCTTTAGCAAATTCAACTACACCTGTTTTGTCAGTTACACTTATTAAAGCTCTCTTACTCATTTATAAACACTCTCCTACCTTGAAGTTTTAATTTATTTTCACAAAAAAGACTTAAACTCTCTTCCAAAATCCTATGTTCAACTTCTAACACTCTTTTTGCAAGTGTTTTTGCATCATCATCTTGATTTACCTTAACTACATCTTGCATTATTATTGGTCCAGTATCAGCACCTTCATCCACAAAATGAACTGTAGCACCAGTTACTTTAGCCCCATAATCTATTACTCCCTGATGGACTCTTTCTCCATAGAATCCAGCCCCACAAAATGAAGGAATTAATGATGGATGTATGTTTATCATTTTGTTTCTAAACTCATTAACCAGCTTTGGGCTGATTATTTTTAAATAACCAGCCAAAACTACTAAATCTATTTTATTTTCTTTAAGAATTTCTATTATCTTGTCTTCATTAGTTTCACAAATTGCCTTTATGTTATGATTTTTAGCTCTCTCTAAACCATAAGCATCTTGCTTACTTGAGATAACTACTTTAACCTGACCTTTTATTTTTCCAGACTCAGTACCATCTATAACTGCTTGTAAATTTGTTCCTCCGCCAGATATCAAAACTCCTATATTTAGCATAATTCTACACCTTCATGACTATCTACTACTTCACCAATTATATATGCTTTATCTTCTAATAATTCGCTATACTTTTTATCTACATAAGCAGCATTGTCATTTTCTCTATTATTTATAAAGTTTACAACATCATTGGCATTTTCTTTATCTACTATTAAAACTAGTCCAATACCCATGTTAAAACTCTTATGAAGTTCTCTCTCATCTACAGCATTAAAACCTTCTATCATTTTAAATATAGGAGGCTTCTCCCAAGATTTTTTATTGATGTCTAATCCTAATCCTTTAGGTATAACTCTTGTTATATTTTCTATAAGCCCTCCACCAGTTATGTGAGCTATAGCTTTTATATCATGTTTAGCTAATACATCTAAAGCTAACTTAACATATATTTTAGTTGGTGTTAAAAGTGCTTCCCCAACTGTCATTCCTAGTTCTTCTACATATTGTTCCATCTTATAATCATACGTTTCTAAAAATATCTTTCTTATAAAAGAAAATCCATTACTGTGTACTCCACTTGAAGATATTCCAACTAATACATCTCCTGATTTAACATCATTTCCAGAAACAATCTTTTCTTTGTCTGCTATACCTACAGAGAATCCTGCTAAATCATAATCATCATCTCCATACATTCCAGGCATTTCAGCAGTTTCTCCACCAATTAGTGCACAACCAGACATCTTACAGCCATCTGCTATTCCGCCAACTACTTTTTCTATATGCTCAGGAACTAATTTTCCAAGAGCTATATAATCAAGGAAAAATAATGGCTTAGCACCTTGACATATTAAATCATTTACGCACATTGCAACTAAATCTATTCCAACAGTATCATGCTTGTCCATCATTTGAGCTATTTTTAACTTAGTCCCAACACCATCTGTAGATGCAAGCAAAACTGGTTCTTTCATTCCTACAAAATCTTTTAAACTGTATAATCCACTAAAGTTTCCTAAATCTCCAACTACATTTCCATCATAAGTTCCTTTAATTTTCCCTTTTATAAGGTCTACTGCTCTATTTCCTTCATCTATATCTACACCTGATTCTTTATATGTTAACATGAAAGTAGTTCCTCCTTATCAATTTTTTTAACTGGGTATTCTCCATCAAAACAAGCTTTACAGAAAGTAGACTTATGTTCTGCTGCATCTAACATTCCTTCTATATCTAGGAATTTTAAACTATCACATCCAATATATTCTCTCATTTCTTCTACGTTGTTACTTGATGCAATTAACTTAGAGCGATTTGGAGTATCTATTCCATAATAACAAGAGTAAGCTACTGGAGGAGATGTTATTCTAAGATGAATTTCTTTTGCTCCTGCTTCTCTTAAAGATTTTACTAACTGTTTAGATGTAGTTCCTCTTACTATTGAATCATCTACTAAAATTATAGATTTTCCTTTTATTACTGTTGAAAGAGGATTTAATTTTATTTTTACAGCTATTTCTCTTTCCTCTTGTGTAGGTTTTATAAATGTTCTTCCTACATATCTATTTTTAACTAGACCTTCACTTATTTTTAATCCACTAGCATTTGCATAACCAATAGCTCCTGGCCAACCTGAATCAGGAACTGGAACTACTACATCTGCTTTTACATTTTCATCTTGAGCTAATCTTTCCCCACATTTAATTCTGAACTCATATGCATTTACATTATCTATAGTTGCATCATTTCTTGCAAAGTATATGTGTTCAAATATACAACTTTTCTTAACTGGTTTATAATTTTCTGAATAAAAATATGATTTTAATTCACCATCTTTAACTACTATTATTTCTCCTGGCTCTACATCTCTTATAACTTCTCCGCCAAGTATGTCTATTGCACAATTTTCTGATGCAAATATATATTCATCACCCTTTTTACCAAGTACAAGAGGTCTGAATCCATGTGGATCTCTAACTGCAACCAATTCATCTTGACTCATTATTACAAGGGCATATGCACCTTTGATATAGTCCATTGTTACTTTTAAACTTTCTACTATATCACCTTTGTAATATCTTGCAAGTATATATAAAATTACTTCTGTATCTGAATTAGTTTGGAACATATATCCATCTTCTTCTAGCATATCTTTTAAATAATTTGCATTTACTAGATTTCCATTATGAGCTATAGCTAATTGTCTTTTTCTGCAACTTCCAACTAAAGGCTGACAGTTAGAAACATGACTTCCTCCAGCTGTTGAATATCTAACATGTCCAATACCTATATTTCCTTTTAACTTAGATAATTCACTTTCCTTAAAAACATCTCCAACTAATCCCATATCTTTTTTGTACTTAATTTCTCCATCATCTAAAAGAGCTAAACCACAGCTTTCCTGCCCTCTGTGTTGCATAGAATATAAAGAATAATATAGTTCTTTAGTTACATCTTTATTAGAGTAAATCCCTAAAAC
This region includes:
- the purH gene encoding bifunctional phosphoribosylaminoimidazolecarboxamide formyltransferase/IMP cyclohydrolase, with protein sequence MSKRALISVTDKTGVVEFAKELNKLDYEIISTGNTFKTLKENGVNVMQVEDVTNFPEILDGRVKTLNPYIHGGILYKRDKESHVETVNEHKIHSIDLVAVNLYDFEGTLKAGKSHDEMIENIDIGGPSMIRSAAKNYKDVIVVVDIKDYDSIIEKLKTDTMTLEDRKKLSYKAFSTTGRYDALISSYFAGEVGDTYPDILNLTFQKEQTLRYGENPHQNGFLYSQSNAKNPILNYEQLGGKELSFNNLNDLHGCLEVMREFKDSEEVVSVAIKHANSCGVGLGKDAFEAYTKCYEADKVSIFGGIVGITSTVDKATAEKLNEIFLEIVVAYDFEPEALEILKQKKNLRILKLAKIENSLQPYEMKYLDGKLLIQDRNNTLAEKSENVTKAKPTDEQLKDMEFGMRVVKNMKSNAIAIVKNGQTLALGCGQTSRIWALKNALENNKDKDFTGAVLASDAFFPFDDCVTLAHEYGISAVVQPGGSIKDKDSIEACDKYDMVMVFTGIRHFKH
- a CDS encoding phosphoribosylglycinamide formyltransferase is translated as MLNIGVLISGGGTNLQAVIDGTESGKIKGQVKVVISSKQDAYGLERAKNHNIKAICETNEDKIIEILKENKIDLVVLAGYLKIISPKLVNEFRNKMINIHPSLIPSFCGAGFYGERVHQGVIDYGAKVTGATVHFVDEGADTGPIIMQDVVKVNQDDDAKTLAKRVLEVEHRILEESLSLFCENKLKLQGRRVFINE
- a CDS encoding phosphoribosylformylglycinamidine cyclo-ligase, coding for MLTYKESGVDIDEGNRAVDLIKGKIKGTYDGNVVGDLGNFSGLYSLKDFVGMKEPVLLASTDGVGTKLKIAQMMDKHDTVGIDLVAMCVNDLICQGAKPLFFLDYIALGKLVPEHIEKVVGGIADGCKMSGCALIGGETAEMPGMYGDDDYDLAGFSVGIADKEKIVSGNDVKSGDVLVGISSSGVHSNGFSFIRKIFLETYDYKMEQYVEELGMTVGEALLTPTKIYVKLALDVLAKHDIKAIAHITGGGLIENITRVIPKGLGLDINKKSWEKPPIFKMIEGFNAVDERELHKSFNMGIGLVLIVDKENANDVVNFINNRENDNAAYVDKKYSELLEDKAYIIGEVVDSHEGVELC
- the purF gene encoding amidophosphoribosyltransferase, with amino-acid sequence MCGVLGIYSNKDVTKELYYSLYSMQHRGQESCGLALLDDGEIKYKKDMGLVGDVFKESELSKLKGNIGIGHVRYSTAGGSHVSNCQPLVGSCRKRQLAIAHNGNLVNANYLKDMLEEDGYMFQTNSDTEVILYILARYYKGDIVESLKVTMDYIKGAYALVIMSQDELVAVRDPHGFRPLVLGKKGDEYIFASENCAIDILGGEVIRDVEPGEIIVVKDGELKSYFYSENYKPVKKSCIFEHIYFARNDATIDNVNAYEFRIKCGERLAQDENVKADVVVPVPDSGWPGAIGYANASGLKISEGLVKNRYVGRTFIKPTQEEREIAVKIKLNPLSTVIKGKSIILVDDSIVRGTTSKQLVKSLREAGAKEIHLRITSPPVAYSCYYGIDTPNRSKLIASSNNVEEMREYIGCDSLKFLDIEGMLDAAEHKSTFCKACFDGEYPVKKIDKEELLSC